Proteins encoded within one genomic window of Apus apus isolate bApuApu2 unplaced genomic scaffold, bApuApu2.pri.cur manual_scaffold_83_ctg1, whole genome shotgun sequence:
- the ARAP1 gene encoding arf-GAP with Rho-GAP domain, ANK repeat and PH domain-containing protein 1, with amino-acid sequence ALAQKSGQRLQVEFLLHNKTSEMPRLEVGTSEEKPYSVSLPSVTHHGFLYKTPSMAKPMGERKGQEEFSRRWCTLQDGLLSYYESDRNPVPNGEIRAEEVVCLVHNPPHTHGIENTFEVYIESERLYLFGLENPDSAREWLKSIAKSFVHPSAEELLALEFQRIGRLHYKGGLNLEQAKEGWFALAGSVLHVSFQEGERQEPLQLRKLQELSIQGDNEVLVLVERRRTLYIQGERKLDFLGWVHAIQKAAGSSGDTLWEQQLTESDVPLLVDRCIDYITQCGLTSEGIYRKSGQNSKTTNLLEMLRRDARSVRLKEGEHQVDDVANTLKRFFRDLGDGLFTRQWGQEWLQATALEDEELKVEEYRRLLGTLPTVNRATLKTLINHLFRVQLFSGENQMNTHNLAIVFGPTLFQTDGKDYKAGRVVEDLISHYVKIFNVNDQEMKKQQDEIMAIMKMREAASSGTQQAGDFICTVYLEEKKTEAEQHVKIPATMTAEELTFEILDRRKIVMKEKDYWSCFEVNEREEAERPLHYSEKVLPILHCLGLESYLVVKKQAGMENMLIYLASRGGDCKHGLMKFREERNLLGLGLSTGFHDRYFILTPACLRLYKDVRSHKPEKEWPVRNLKVYLGVKKKLRPPTFWGFTIFYENEKHEKQQWYLCCDSAADQQEWFATFLQVQVGTTQRDSLGGTTRGNNPEGQPGGDNLGGQPGEPLGQQKPFVLPKHP; translated from the exons GCCCTGGCCCAGAAGAGCGGCCAGAGGCTCCAGGTGGAATTCCTGCTCCACAACAAAACCTCAG AGATGCCACGCCTGGAGGTGGGGACCAGCGAGGAGAAGCCCTACTCAGTGTCCCTGCCCTCTGTCACCCACCATGGCTTCCTCTACAAGACCCCCTCCATGGCCAAGCCCATGGGCGAGCGGAAGGGCCAGGAAG agtTCAGCCGGCGCTGGTGCACGCTGCAGGACGGGCTCCTCAGCTACTACGAGAGCGACCGCAACCCCGTCCCCAACGGGGAGATCAGGGCGGAGGAGGTGGTGTGCCTGGTCCACaaccccccccacacccacGG gATTGAGAACACCTTTGAGGTCTACATCGAGTCAGAGCGGCTCTACCTCTTTGGGCTGGAAAACCCAGATTCCGCTCGGGAATGGCTCAAGTCCATTGCCAAG TCCTTCGTCCACCCcagtgctgaggagctgctggctctggaaTTCCAGCGGATTGGCCGGCTCCACTACAAGGGTGGCCTCAACCTGGAGCAAGCCAAGGAGGGCTGGTTCGCCCTGGCCGGCTCCGTGCTCCACGTCTCCTTCCAGGAGGGCGAGCGGCAGGAACCTCTCCAGCTCCGCAAGCTGCAGGAGCTCT CCATCCAGGGAGACAACGaagtgctggtgctggtggagagGCGGAG GACGCTGTACATCCAGGGGGAGAGGAAGCTGGATTTCCTGGGCTGGGTCCACGCCATCCAGAaggctgctgggagctctggggacaccctgtgggagcagcagctgacgGAGTCGGACGTGCCGCTGCTGGTGGATCGCTGCATCGACTACATCACCCAGTGTG ggctgaCGTCTGAAGGCATCTACCGCAAGAGTGGCCAGAACTCCAAGACCACCAacctgctggagatgctgcGCCGCGACGCCCGCAGCGTCCGCCTGAAGGAGGGCGAGCACCAGGTGGACGACGTGGCCAACACCCTGAAACGCTTCTTCCGGGACCTCGGGGATGGGCTCTTCACCAGGCAGTGGGGACAGGAGTGGCTGCAGGCCACGG ctctggaggaTGAGGAGCTGAAGGTCGAGGAGTACCGGCGCCTGCTGGGCACCCTCCCCACGGTCAACAGGGCCACGCTGAAGACCCTCATCAACCACCTCTTCCG GGTCCAGCTCTTCTCCGGGGAGAACCAGATGAACACACACAACTTGGCCATCGTCTTCGGGCCCACGCTCTTCCAGACAGATGGGAAGGACTACAAGGCAGGACGGGTGGTTGAGGACCTCATCAGCCACTACGTGAAGATCTTTAAT GTCAACGACCAAGagatgaagaagcagcaggatgagATCATGGCCATCATGAAGATGCGGGAGGCAGCGTCCAGTGGGACACAG CAAGCTGGAGACTTCATCTGCACTGTCTACCTGGAGGAGAAgaagacagaagcagagcagcatgTCAAG ATCCCAGCCACCATGACAGCTGAGGAGCTCACCTTTGAGATCCTGGACAGGAGGAAGATCGTCATGAAGGAGAAGGATTATTGGAGCTGCTTTGAAGTGAATgagagggaggaggcag AACGGCCCCTGCACTACTCGGAAAAGGTCCTGCCCATTCTGCACTGCCTGGGCCTGGAGAGTTACCTGGTGGTGAAGAAGCAGGCGGGCATGGAGAACATGCTCATCTACCTCg ccagcAGAGGGGGCGACTGCAAACACGGGCTGATGAAGTTCCGGGAGGAGCGGAACCTGCTGGGCCTGGGGCTCAGCACCGGCTTCCACGACCGCTACTTCATCCTCACCCCCGCCTGCCTGCGCCTCTACAAGGACGTAAGG AGCCACAAGCCAGAGAAGGAATGGCCCGTCAGGAACCTGAAGGTCTACCTGGGTGTGAAGAAGAAGCTTCGGCCTCCAACGTT CTGGGGCTTCACCATCTTCTATGAGAACGAGAAGCACGAGAAGCAGCAGTG GTACCTGTGCTGTGACAGCGCGGCCGACCAGCAGGAGTGGTTTGCCACTTTCCTCCAGGTGCAGGTAGGGACAACCCAGAGGGACAGCCTTGGGGGGACAACACGGGGGAACAACCCAGAGGGACAACCTGGGGGGGACAACCTGGGGGGACAACCCGGGGAGCCACTGGGCCAGCAGAAACCCTTTGTTTTGCCCAAGCATCCCTAA